A single Phragmites australis chromosome 4, lpPhrAust1.1, whole genome shotgun sequence DNA region contains:
- the LOC133916248 gene encoding histone-lysine N-methyltransferase EZ3 isoform X5 has protein sequence MASLSKASDSSSQRSKRPDQGMGRDAAAASVVAIHSKLTQLRRQIQSGRLAHIKEKVEANRKVLQRHTCALFDVAAAAEAASRGTEGGNALSQRAAEGQSRLVGSDLANGPGERDVVYVQEENLAAGTLVLSSSGCAAQRTVVRFVKLPLVERIPPYTTWIFLDKNQRMADDQSVVGRRRIYYDPVGNEALICSDSDDEIPEPEEEKHLFTEGEDQLIWKATQEHGLIREVVNVLSQFIDATPLEIEERFEVLFEKNEKQSGCSDKIQSQLSLDKTMDVVLDSFDNLFCRRCLVFDCRLHGCSQNLVFPSEKQPYGFELDENKRPCGDQCYLRRREGFQEMHDDDHDGCATYTTESRTASHKVDVNILSESEDSNREEDKIKSAIFVGTSGSKIVSSASAEKSNTPPSGDTSETENASSDLPLSILGKHRISKHGPRYRDHSPGKRQRVFTADISFASSILNKHSIPEIGDTRLDSRESGGDQLPSLDDSNKKTSSKDICGESTSTTQNVGRDSNKVPSTKTFLEHTLSCWSVLERDLYLKGIEIFGKNSCLIARNLLSGLKTCMEVANYMYNNGAMMAKRPLLSKSVLGDFAETEQDYMEQDMAARTRIYRRRGRNRKLKYTWKSAGHPTVRKSLGDGKQWYTQYTPCGCQQMCGKDCSCVENGTCCEKYCGCSKSCKNKFRGCHCAKSQCRSRQCPCFAASRECDPDVCRNCWVSCGDGSLGEPPARGDGYQCGNMKLLLKQQQRILLGRSDVAGWGAFIKNPVHKNDYLGEYTGELISHKEADKRGKIYDRANSSFLFDLNDQYVLDAYRKGDKLKFANHSSNPNCYAKVMLVAGDHRVGIYAKEHIEASEELFYDYRYGPDQAPAWARRPEGSKKDETSVSHHRAHKVAR, from the exons ATGGCGTCCTTGTCGAAGGCCTCAGACTCCTCATCCCAGCGCTCCAAG CGGCCGGATCAGGGGATGGGCAGGGACGCAGCTGCCGCCTCCGTCGTCGCGATTCACAGTAAGCTAACGCAGCTGAGGCGCCAAATCCAATCCGGGCGCCTTGCACACATCAAG GAGAAGGTGGAGGCGAACAGGAAGGTGCTGCAGAGGCACACCTGCGCGCTGTTCGAcgtggccgccgcggcggaggcggcttCGAGGGGCACGGAGGGCGGCAACGCGCTATCGCAGCGCGCCGCGGAGGGGCAGTCCAGGCTCGTGGGATCAGACCTGGCCAACGGGCCGGGTGAGAGGGACGTGGTGTACGTGCAGGAGGAGAACTTGGCGGCCGGGACGCTCGTGCTCTCGAGCTCTGGCTGTGCCGCGCAGAGGACCGTCGTGCGGTTCGTGAAGCTGCCGTTGGTTGAGAGGATCCCTCCATACACCACGTGGATTTTCCTGGATAA AAACCAAAGAATGGCCGACGATCAGTCAGTTGTTGGTAGGAGAAGAATTTACTATGATCCAGTTGGAAATGAGGCTCTGATCTGCAGCGACAGCGACGATGAAATTCCTGAACCGGAGGAAGAGAAACATCTTTTCACAGAGGGAGAAGATCAATTGATATG GAAAGCTACTCAAGAACATGGGTTAATCCGAGAGGTTGTAAATGTTCTCTCCCAGTTTATTGATGCAACTCCATTAGAAATTGAG GAAAGATTTGAAGTTCTatttgagaaaaatgagaagCAATCTGGATGTTCTGATAAGATACAGAGCCAACTTTCTCTTGACAAGACTATGGATGTTGTTTTGGATTCTTTTGATAATCTCTTCTGCCGCAGATGTTTG GTTTTTGACTGCCGTCTGCATGGTTGCTCTCAGAATTTAGTATTCCCA AGTGAGAAGCAACCCTATGGCTTTGAACTTGATGAAAACAAGAGGCCATGTGGTGATCAGTGCTACCTTCGA AGAAGAGAAGGATTTCAAGAGATGCACGATGATGATCATGATGGTTGTGCAACATATACTACGGAATCAAGAACTGCCTCACACAAAGTTGATGTCAATATATTGTCTGAATCAGAAGATTCAAACCGAGAGGAAGACAAGATTAAGTCCGCTATATTTGTTGGAACCAGCGGATCAAAAATAGTTTCTTCTGCGAGTGCTGAAAAAAGCAATACACCGCCTTCTGGGGATACCTCTGAAACCGAAAATGCATCCTCTGATTTACCCCTCAGCATTTTAGGCAAGCACAGGATTTCAAAGCATGGACCCAGGTATAGGGATCATTCTCCTGGTAAAAGGCAGAGGGTTTTCACTGCAGATATTTCTTTTGCAAGCAGTATACTGAATAAACATTCCATTCCGGAGATTGGTGACACAAGACTAGATTCTAGAGAATCTGGAGGCGATCAACTACCAAGTCTTGATGACTCCAATAAGAAAACTTCAAGCAAAGATATATGTGGAGAAAGCACTAGTACTACTCAAAATGTGGGAAGAGACAGTAATAAAGTACCTTCCACAAAGACTTTCTTAGAGCACACTCTTTCTTGTTGGAGTGTCTTAGAGCGAGATTTATACTTGAAGGGGATAGAGATATTTGGAAAGAATAG TTGTCTCATAGCTAGAAACCTACTATCTGGCCTGAAGACCTGCATGGAAGTGGCCAACTACATGTATAACAATGGTGCAATGATGGCAAAGAGACCTCTCTTGAGTAAATCCGTCTTGGGCGACTTTGCAGAGACTGAACAAGACTACATG GAGCAAGACATGGCTGCCAGAACAAGAATCTATCGTCGGAGGGGCCGAAATCGAAAGCTGAAATATACCTGGAAGTCTGCAGGGCATCCAACAGTTAGGAAAAGCCTTGGTGATGGGAAGCAATGGTACACACAATATACACCGTGTGGATGCCAGCAAATGTGTGGCAAAGATTGCTCCTGTGTGGAAAATGGAACTTGTTGTGAGAAGTACTGTGG GTGTTCAAAAAGctgcaaaaacaagtttagAGGCTGTCATTGTGCAAAAAGTCAATGCAGAAGCAGACAATGCCCATGTTTTGCTGCCAGTCGTGAATGTGATCCGGATGTTTGCAGGAACTGCTGGGTGAG CTGTGGCGATGGTTCACTAGGTGAGCCACCAGCAAGAGGCGATGGTTATCAGTGTGGAAACATGAAGCTCCTTTTGAAACAACAGCAAAGG ATTTTGTTAGGAAGATCTGATGTTGCAGGTTGGGGTGCATTCATTAAG AACCCTGTACACAAAAACGATTATCTTGGAGAATATACTGGCGAATTGATCTCTCACAAGGAAGCAGACAAGCGTGGCAAAATCTATGACCGGGCAAACTCGTCATTTCTGTTTGATTTGAATGACCAG TATGTATTGGATGCTTATCGCAAGGGGGACAAATTAAAGTTCGCAAATCACTCATCTAACCCCAACTGCTACGCAAAG GTGATGCTGGTGGCTGGCGACCATCGGGTTGGTATCTATGCAAAGGAGCATATTGAAGCTAGCGAGGAACTCTTTTATGATTATCGTTATGGACCTGACCAGGCTCCAGCCTGGGCTAGGAGACCAGAAGGATCAAAGAAGGACGAAACATCTGTCTCTCACCAtcgagcacacaaagttgcgcgATAG
- the LOC133916248 gene encoding histone-lysine N-methyltransferase EZ3 isoform X1 — protein MASLSKASDSSSQRSKRPDQGMGRDAAAASVVAIHSKLTQLRRQIQSGRLAHIKEKVEANRKVLQRHTCALFDVAAAAEAASRGTEGGNALSQRAAEGQSRLVGSDLANGPGERDVVYVQEENLAAGTLVLSSSGCAAQRTVVRFVKLPLVERIPPYTTWIFLERRNQRMADDQSVVGRRRIYYDPVGNEALICSDSDDEIPEPEEEKHLFTEGEDQLIWKATQEHGLIREVVNVLSQFIDATPLEIEERFEVLFEKNEKQSGCSDKIQSQLSLDKTMDVVLDSFDNLFCRRCLVFDCRLHGCSQNLVFPSEKQPYGFELDENKRPCGDQCYLRVCFLPKYTTISTNIFFFGNPQRREGFQEMHDDDHDGCATYTTESRTASHKVDVNILSESEDSNREEDKIKSAIFVGTSGSKIVSSASAEKSNTPPSGDTSETENASSDLPLSILGKHRISKHGPRYRDHSPGKRQRVFTADISFASSILNKHSIPEIGDTRLDSRESGGDQLPSLDDSNKKTSSKDICGESTSTTQNVGRDSNKVPSTKTFLEHTLSCWSVLERDLYLKGIEIFGKNSCLIARNLLSGLKTCMEVANYMYNNGAMMAKRPLLSKSVLGDFAETEQDYMEQDMAARTRIYRRRGRNRKLKYTWKSAGHPTVRKSLGDGKQWYTQYTPCGCQQMCGKDCSCVENGTCCEKYCGCSKSCKNKFRGCHCAKSQCRSRQCPCFAASRECDPDVCRNCWVSCGDGSLGEPPARGDGYQCGNMKLLLKQQQRILLGRSDVAGWGAFIKNPVHKNDYLGEYTGELISHKEADKRGKIYDRANSSFLFDLNDQYVLDAYRKGDKLKFANHSSNPNCYAKVMLVAGDHRVGIYAKEHIEASEELFYDYRYGPDQAPAWARRPEGSKKDETSVSHHRAHKVAR, from the exons ATGGCGTCCTTGTCGAAGGCCTCAGACTCCTCATCCCAGCGCTCCAAG CGGCCGGATCAGGGGATGGGCAGGGACGCAGCTGCCGCCTCCGTCGTCGCGATTCACAGTAAGCTAACGCAGCTGAGGCGCCAAATCCAATCCGGGCGCCTTGCACACATCAAG GAGAAGGTGGAGGCGAACAGGAAGGTGCTGCAGAGGCACACCTGCGCGCTGTTCGAcgtggccgccgcggcggaggcggcttCGAGGGGCACGGAGGGCGGCAACGCGCTATCGCAGCGCGCCGCGGAGGGGCAGTCCAGGCTCGTGGGATCAGACCTGGCCAACGGGCCGGGTGAGAGGGACGTGGTGTACGTGCAGGAGGAGAACTTGGCGGCCGGGACGCTCGTGCTCTCGAGCTCTGGCTGTGCCGCGCAGAGGACCGTCGTGCGGTTCGTGAAGCTGCCGTTGGTTGAGAGGATCCCTCCATACACCACGTGGATTTTCCTGG AGCGCAGAAACCAAAGAATGGCCGACGATCAGTCAGTTGTTGGTAGGAGAAGAATTTACTATGATCCAGTTGGAAATGAGGCTCTGATCTGCAGCGACAGCGACGATGAAATTCCTGAACCGGAGGAAGAGAAACATCTTTTCACAGAGGGAGAAGATCAATTGATATG GAAAGCTACTCAAGAACATGGGTTAATCCGAGAGGTTGTAAATGTTCTCTCCCAGTTTATTGATGCAACTCCATTAGAAATTGAG GAAAGATTTGAAGTTCTatttgagaaaaatgagaagCAATCTGGATGTTCTGATAAGATACAGAGCCAACTTTCTCTTGACAAGACTATGGATGTTGTTTTGGATTCTTTTGATAATCTCTTCTGCCGCAGATGTTTG GTTTTTGACTGCCGTCTGCATGGTTGCTCTCAGAATTTAGTATTCCCA AGTGAGAAGCAACCCTATGGCTTTGAACTTGATGAAAACAAGAGGCCATGTGGTGATCAGTGCTACCTTCGAGTATGTTTCCTCCCGAAATATACTACCATATCCActaacattttcttttttggtaATCCTCAA AGAAGAGAAGGATTTCAAGAGATGCACGATGATGATCATGATGGTTGTGCAACATATACTACGGAATCAAGAACTGCCTCACACAAAGTTGATGTCAATATATTGTCTGAATCAGAAGATTCAAACCGAGAGGAAGACAAGATTAAGTCCGCTATATTTGTTGGAACCAGCGGATCAAAAATAGTTTCTTCTGCGAGTGCTGAAAAAAGCAATACACCGCCTTCTGGGGATACCTCTGAAACCGAAAATGCATCCTCTGATTTACCCCTCAGCATTTTAGGCAAGCACAGGATTTCAAAGCATGGACCCAGGTATAGGGATCATTCTCCTGGTAAAAGGCAGAGGGTTTTCACTGCAGATATTTCTTTTGCAAGCAGTATACTGAATAAACATTCCATTCCGGAGATTGGTGACACAAGACTAGATTCTAGAGAATCTGGAGGCGATCAACTACCAAGTCTTGATGACTCCAATAAGAAAACTTCAAGCAAAGATATATGTGGAGAAAGCACTAGTACTACTCAAAATGTGGGAAGAGACAGTAATAAAGTACCTTCCACAAAGACTTTCTTAGAGCACACTCTTTCTTGTTGGAGTGTCTTAGAGCGAGATTTATACTTGAAGGGGATAGAGATATTTGGAAAGAATAG TTGTCTCATAGCTAGAAACCTACTATCTGGCCTGAAGACCTGCATGGAAGTGGCCAACTACATGTATAACAATGGTGCAATGATGGCAAAGAGACCTCTCTTGAGTAAATCCGTCTTGGGCGACTTTGCAGAGACTGAACAAGACTACATG GAGCAAGACATGGCTGCCAGAACAAGAATCTATCGTCGGAGGGGCCGAAATCGAAAGCTGAAATATACCTGGAAGTCTGCAGGGCATCCAACAGTTAGGAAAAGCCTTGGTGATGGGAAGCAATGGTACACACAATATACACCGTGTGGATGCCAGCAAATGTGTGGCAAAGATTGCTCCTGTGTGGAAAATGGAACTTGTTGTGAGAAGTACTGTGG GTGTTCAAAAAGctgcaaaaacaagtttagAGGCTGTCATTGTGCAAAAAGTCAATGCAGAAGCAGACAATGCCCATGTTTTGCTGCCAGTCGTGAATGTGATCCGGATGTTTGCAGGAACTGCTGGGTGAG CTGTGGCGATGGTTCACTAGGTGAGCCACCAGCAAGAGGCGATGGTTATCAGTGTGGAAACATGAAGCTCCTTTTGAAACAACAGCAAAGG ATTTTGTTAGGAAGATCTGATGTTGCAGGTTGGGGTGCATTCATTAAG AACCCTGTACACAAAAACGATTATCTTGGAGAATATACTGGCGAATTGATCTCTCACAAGGAAGCAGACAAGCGTGGCAAAATCTATGACCGGGCAAACTCGTCATTTCTGTTTGATTTGAATGACCAG TATGTATTGGATGCTTATCGCAAGGGGGACAAATTAAAGTTCGCAAATCACTCATCTAACCCCAACTGCTACGCAAAG GTGATGCTGGTGGCTGGCGACCATCGGGTTGGTATCTATGCAAAGGAGCATATTGAAGCTAGCGAGGAACTCTTTTATGATTATCGTTATGGACCTGACCAGGCTCCAGCCTGGGCTAGGAGACCAGAAGGATCAAAGAAGGACGAAACATCTGTCTCTCACCAtcgagcacacaaagttgcgcgATAG
- the LOC133916248 gene encoding histone-lysine N-methyltransferase EZ3 isoform X2 — protein MASLSKASDSSSQRSKRPDQGMGRDAAAASVVAIHSKLTQLRRQIQSGRLAHIKEKVEANRKVLQRHTCALFDVAAAAEAASRGTEGGNALSQRAAEGQSRLVGSDLANGPGERDVVYVQEENLAAGTLVLSSSGCAAQRTVVRFVKLPLVERIPPYTTWIFLERRNQRMADDQSVVGRRRIYYDPVGNEALICSDSDDEIPEPEEEKHLFTEGEDQLIWKATQEHGLIREVVNVLSQFIDATPLEIEERFEVLFEKNEKQSGCSDKIQSQLSLDKTMDVVLDSFDNLFCRRCLVFDCRLHGCSQNLVFPSEKQPYGFELDENKRPCGDQCYLRVCFLPKYTTISTNIFFFVCPQRREGFQEMHDDDHDGCATYTTESRTASHKVDVNILSESEDSNREEDKIKSAIFVGTSGSKIVSSASAEKSNTPPSGDTSETENASSDLPLSILGKHRISKHGPRYRDHSPGKRQRVFTADISFASSILNKHSIPEIGDTRLDSRESGGDQLPSLDDSNKKTSSKDICGESTSTTQNVGRDSNKVPSTKTFLEHTLSCWSVLERDLYLKGIEIFGKNSCLIARNLLSGLKTCMEVANYMYNNGAMMAKRPLLSKSVLGDFAETEQDYMEQDMAARTRIYRRRGRNRKLKYTWKSAGHPTVRKSLGDGKQWYTQYTPCGCQQMCGKDCSCVENGTCCEKYCGCSKSCKNKFRGCHCAKSQCRSRQCPCFAASRECDPDVCRNCWVSCGDGSLGEPPARGDGYQCGNMKLLLKQQQRILLGRSDVAGWGAFIKNPVHKNDYLGEYTGELISHKEADKRGKIYDRANSSFLFDLNDQYVLDAYRKGDKLKFANHSSNPNCYAKVMLVAGDHRVGIYAKEHIEASEELFYDYRYGPDQAPAWARRPEGSKKDETSVSHHRAHKVAR, from the exons ATGGCGTCCTTGTCGAAGGCCTCAGACTCCTCATCCCAGCGCTCCAAG CGGCCGGATCAGGGGATGGGCAGGGACGCAGCTGCCGCCTCCGTCGTCGCGATTCACAGTAAGCTAACGCAGCTGAGGCGCCAAATCCAATCCGGGCGCCTTGCACACATCAAG GAGAAGGTGGAGGCGAACAGGAAGGTGCTGCAGAGGCACACCTGCGCGCTGTTCGAcgtggccgccgcggcggaggcggcttCGAGGGGCACGGAGGGCGGCAACGCGCTATCGCAGCGCGCCGCGGAGGGGCAGTCCAGGCTCGTGGGATCAGACCTGGCCAACGGGCCGGGTGAGAGGGACGTGGTGTACGTGCAGGAGGAGAACTTGGCGGCCGGGACGCTCGTGCTCTCGAGCTCTGGCTGTGCCGCGCAGAGGACCGTCGTGCGGTTCGTGAAGCTGCCGTTGGTTGAGAGGATCCCTCCATACACCACGTGGATTTTCCTGG AGCGCAGAAACCAAAGAATGGCCGACGATCAGTCAGTTGTTGGTAGGAGAAGAATTTACTATGATCCAGTTGGAAATGAGGCTCTGATCTGCAGCGACAGCGACGATGAAATTCCTGAACCGGAGGAAGAGAAACATCTTTTCACAGAGGGAGAAGATCAATTGATATG GAAAGCTACTCAAGAACATGGGTTAATCCGAGAGGTTGTAAATGTTCTCTCCCAGTTTATTGATGCAACTCCATTAGAAATTGAG GAAAGATTTGAAGTTCTatttgagaaaaatgagaagCAATCTGGATGTTCTGATAAGATACAGAGCCAACTTTCTCTTGACAAGACTATGGATGTTGTTTTGGATTCTTTTGATAATCTCTTCTGCCGCAGATGTTTG GTTTTTGACTGCCGTCTGCATGGTTGCTCTCAGAATTTAGTATTCCCA AGTGAGAAGCAACCCTATGGCTTTGAACTTGATGAAAACAAGAGGCCATGTGGTGATCAGTGCTACCTTCGAGTATGTTTCCTCCCGAAATATACTACCATATCCActaacattttcttttttg tttGTCCCCAGAGAAGAGAAGGATTTCAAGAGATGCACGATGATGATCATGATGGTTGTGCAACATATACTACGGAATCAAGAACTGCCTCACACAAAGTTGATGTCAATATATTGTCTGAATCAGAAGATTCAAACCGAGAGGAAGACAAGATTAAGTCCGCTATATTTGTTGGAACCAGCGGATCAAAAATAGTTTCTTCTGCGAGTGCTGAAAAAAGCAATACACCGCCTTCTGGGGATACCTCTGAAACCGAAAATGCATCCTCTGATTTACCCCTCAGCATTTTAGGCAAGCACAGGATTTCAAAGCATGGACCCAGGTATAGGGATCATTCTCCTGGTAAAAGGCAGAGGGTTTTCACTGCAGATATTTCTTTTGCAAGCAGTATACTGAATAAACATTCCATTCCGGAGATTGGTGACACAAGACTAGATTCTAGAGAATCTGGAGGCGATCAACTACCAAGTCTTGATGACTCCAATAAGAAAACTTCAAGCAAAGATATATGTGGAGAAAGCACTAGTACTACTCAAAATGTGGGAAGAGACAGTAATAAAGTACCTTCCACAAAGACTTTCTTAGAGCACACTCTTTCTTGTTGGAGTGTCTTAGAGCGAGATTTATACTTGAAGGGGATAGAGATATTTGGAAAGAATAG TTGTCTCATAGCTAGAAACCTACTATCTGGCCTGAAGACCTGCATGGAAGTGGCCAACTACATGTATAACAATGGTGCAATGATGGCAAAGAGACCTCTCTTGAGTAAATCCGTCTTGGGCGACTTTGCAGAGACTGAACAAGACTACATG GAGCAAGACATGGCTGCCAGAACAAGAATCTATCGTCGGAGGGGCCGAAATCGAAAGCTGAAATATACCTGGAAGTCTGCAGGGCATCCAACAGTTAGGAAAAGCCTTGGTGATGGGAAGCAATGGTACACACAATATACACCGTGTGGATGCCAGCAAATGTGTGGCAAAGATTGCTCCTGTGTGGAAAATGGAACTTGTTGTGAGAAGTACTGTGG GTGTTCAAAAAGctgcaaaaacaagtttagAGGCTGTCATTGTGCAAAAAGTCAATGCAGAAGCAGACAATGCCCATGTTTTGCTGCCAGTCGTGAATGTGATCCGGATGTTTGCAGGAACTGCTGGGTGAG CTGTGGCGATGGTTCACTAGGTGAGCCACCAGCAAGAGGCGATGGTTATCAGTGTGGAAACATGAAGCTCCTTTTGAAACAACAGCAAAGG ATTTTGTTAGGAAGATCTGATGTTGCAGGTTGGGGTGCATTCATTAAG AACCCTGTACACAAAAACGATTATCTTGGAGAATATACTGGCGAATTGATCTCTCACAAGGAAGCAGACAAGCGTGGCAAAATCTATGACCGGGCAAACTCGTCATTTCTGTTTGATTTGAATGACCAG TATGTATTGGATGCTTATCGCAAGGGGGACAAATTAAAGTTCGCAAATCACTCATCTAACCCCAACTGCTACGCAAAG GTGATGCTGGTGGCTGGCGACCATCGGGTTGGTATCTATGCAAAGGAGCATATTGAAGCTAGCGAGGAACTCTTTTATGATTATCGTTATGGACCTGACCAGGCTCCAGCCTGGGCTAGGAGACCAGAAGGATCAAAGAAGGACGAAACATCTGTCTCTCACCAtcgagcacacaaagttgcgcgATAG
- the LOC133916248 gene encoding histone-lysine N-methyltransferase EZ3 isoform X4, translated as MASLSKASDSSSQRSKRPDQGMGRDAAAASVVAIHSKLTQLRRQIQSGRLAHIKEKVEANRKVLQRHTCALFDVAAAAEAASRGTEGGNALSQRAAEGQSRLVGSDLANGPGERDVVYVQEENLAAGTLVLSSSGCAAQRTVVRFVKLPLVERIPPYTTWIFLERRNQRMADDQSVVGRRRIYYDPVGNEALICSDSDDEIPEPEEEKHLFTEGEDQLIWKATQEHGLIREVVNVLSQFIDATPLEIEERFEVLFEKNEKQSGCSDKIQSQLSLDKTMDVVLDSFDNLFCRRCLVFDCRLHGCSQNLVFPSEKQPYGFELDENKRPCGDQCYLRRREGFQEMHDDDHDGCATYTTESRTASHKVDVNILSESEDSNREEDKIKSAIFVGTSGSKIVSSASAEKSNTPPSGDTSETENASSDLPLSILGKHRISKHGPRYRDHSPGKRQRVFTADISFASSILNKHSIPEIGDTRLDSRESGGDQLPSLDDSNKKTSSKDICGESTSTTQNVGRDSNKVPSTKTFLEHTLSCWSVLERDLYLKGIEIFGKNSCLIARNLLSGLKTCMEVANYMYNNGAMMAKRPLLSKSVLGDFAETEQDYMEQDMAARTRIYRRRGRNRKLKYTWKSAGHPTVRKSLGDGKQWYTQYTPCGCQQMCGKDCSCVENGTCCEKYCGCSKSCKNKFRGCHCAKSQCRSRQCPCFAASRECDPDVCRNCWVSCGDGSLGEPPARGDGYQCGNMKLLLKQQQRILLGRSDVAGWGAFIKNPVHKNDYLGEYTGELISHKEADKRGKIYDRANSSFLFDLNDQYVLDAYRKGDKLKFANHSSNPNCYAKVMLVAGDHRVGIYAKEHIEASEELFYDYRYGPDQAPAWARRPEGSKKDETSVSHHRAHKVAR; from the exons ATGGCGTCCTTGTCGAAGGCCTCAGACTCCTCATCCCAGCGCTCCAAG CGGCCGGATCAGGGGATGGGCAGGGACGCAGCTGCCGCCTCCGTCGTCGCGATTCACAGTAAGCTAACGCAGCTGAGGCGCCAAATCCAATCCGGGCGCCTTGCACACATCAAG GAGAAGGTGGAGGCGAACAGGAAGGTGCTGCAGAGGCACACCTGCGCGCTGTTCGAcgtggccgccgcggcggaggcggcttCGAGGGGCACGGAGGGCGGCAACGCGCTATCGCAGCGCGCCGCGGAGGGGCAGTCCAGGCTCGTGGGATCAGACCTGGCCAACGGGCCGGGTGAGAGGGACGTGGTGTACGTGCAGGAGGAGAACTTGGCGGCCGGGACGCTCGTGCTCTCGAGCTCTGGCTGTGCCGCGCAGAGGACCGTCGTGCGGTTCGTGAAGCTGCCGTTGGTTGAGAGGATCCCTCCATACACCACGTGGATTTTCCTGG AGCGCAGAAACCAAAGAATGGCCGACGATCAGTCAGTTGTTGGTAGGAGAAGAATTTACTATGATCCAGTTGGAAATGAGGCTCTGATCTGCAGCGACAGCGACGATGAAATTCCTGAACCGGAGGAAGAGAAACATCTTTTCACAGAGGGAGAAGATCAATTGATATG GAAAGCTACTCAAGAACATGGGTTAATCCGAGAGGTTGTAAATGTTCTCTCCCAGTTTATTGATGCAACTCCATTAGAAATTGAG GAAAGATTTGAAGTTCTatttgagaaaaatgagaagCAATCTGGATGTTCTGATAAGATACAGAGCCAACTTTCTCTTGACAAGACTATGGATGTTGTTTTGGATTCTTTTGATAATCTCTTCTGCCGCAGATGTTTG GTTTTTGACTGCCGTCTGCATGGTTGCTCTCAGAATTTAGTATTCCCA AGTGAGAAGCAACCCTATGGCTTTGAACTTGATGAAAACAAGAGGCCATGTGGTGATCAGTGCTACCTTCGA AGAAGAGAAGGATTTCAAGAGATGCACGATGATGATCATGATGGTTGTGCAACATATACTACGGAATCAAGAACTGCCTCACACAAAGTTGATGTCAATATATTGTCTGAATCAGAAGATTCAAACCGAGAGGAAGACAAGATTAAGTCCGCTATATTTGTTGGAACCAGCGGATCAAAAATAGTTTCTTCTGCGAGTGCTGAAAAAAGCAATACACCGCCTTCTGGGGATACCTCTGAAACCGAAAATGCATCCTCTGATTTACCCCTCAGCATTTTAGGCAAGCACAGGATTTCAAAGCATGGACCCAGGTATAGGGATCATTCTCCTGGTAAAAGGCAGAGGGTTTTCACTGCAGATATTTCTTTTGCAAGCAGTATACTGAATAAACATTCCATTCCGGAGATTGGTGACACAAGACTAGATTCTAGAGAATCTGGAGGCGATCAACTACCAAGTCTTGATGACTCCAATAAGAAAACTTCAAGCAAAGATATATGTGGAGAAAGCACTAGTACTACTCAAAATGTGGGAAGAGACAGTAATAAAGTACCTTCCACAAAGACTTTCTTAGAGCACACTCTTTCTTGTTGGAGTGTCTTAGAGCGAGATTTATACTTGAAGGGGATAGAGATATTTGGAAAGAATAG TTGTCTCATAGCTAGAAACCTACTATCTGGCCTGAAGACCTGCATGGAAGTGGCCAACTACATGTATAACAATGGTGCAATGATGGCAAAGAGACCTCTCTTGAGTAAATCCGTCTTGGGCGACTTTGCAGAGACTGAACAAGACTACATG GAGCAAGACATGGCTGCCAGAACAAGAATCTATCGTCGGAGGGGCCGAAATCGAAAGCTGAAATATACCTGGAAGTCTGCAGGGCATCCAACAGTTAGGAAAAGCCTTGGTGATGGGAAGCAATGGTACACACAATATACACCGTGTGGATGCCAGCAAATGTGTGGCAAAGATTGCTCCTGTGTGGAAAATGGAACTTGTTGTGAGAAGTACTGTGG GTGTTCAAAAAGctgcaaaaacaagtttagAGGCTGTCATTGTGCAAAAAGTCAATGCAGAAGCAGACAATGCCCATGTTTTGCTGCCAGTCGTGAATGTGATCCGGATGTTTGCAGGAACTGCTGGGTGAG CTGTGGCGATGGTTCACTAGGTGAGCCACCAGCAAGAGGCGATGGTTATCAGTGTGGAAACATGAAGCTCCTTTTGAAACAACAGCAAAGG ATTTTGTTAGGAAGATCTGATGTTGCAGGTTGGGGTGCATTCATTAAG AACCCTGTACACAAAAACGATTATCTTGGAGAATATACTGGCGAATTGATCTCTCACAAGGAAGCAGACAAGCGTGGCAAAATCTATGACCGGGCAAACTCGTCATTTCTGTTTGATTTGAATGACCAG TATGTATTGGATGCTTATCGCAAGGGGGACAAATTAAAGTTCGCAAATCACTCATCTAACCCCAACTGCTACGCAAAG GTGATGCTGGTGGCTGGCGACCATCGGGTTGGTATCTATGCAAAGGAGCATATTGAAGCTAGCGAGGAACTCTTTTATGATTATCGTTATGGACCTGACCAGGCTCCAGCCTGGGCTAGGAGACCAGAAGGATCAAAGAAGGACGAAACATCTGTCTCTCACCAtcgagcacacaaagttgcgcgATAG